TCCTGGCCGGTTTTAAAGAATTACCGCCTCGAGAATATTATGATTGAGAAGAATAACGACGCCTTTCGTAACTACTCACGCGATTGATATAACCGCACAAAATGCTCGGACAGTTCGTCACTGAGCTTCTTTCTTTTTGCCTGAACGTTCAGATCTTCCGGTGCCGGAATTGTTAAATAATTAAGGATTTTTCTAACCACAACGGTGTAATCTTGCTGAAGATCCTCTTCGTACGTGATGACAAGTGGTGATACTTCCAGCGATTTAAAATAGCTTGCCCAATTCAGATCCCATGCACGAACCTGCTGAACAAGGTGATTCAATGCGGAAAAATTGAACTCAGGAATACGTTCGTATTCGGGGGGTTCGTTGTCATACCAGCTGATGATCCCGGTCTGTTTCCGCTTCCAGATGGAAATCGCCTGCCGAAGTTTGTCCTGACGCCGAATCCAGATATACCGAAATTCCGGCGCTACGTCCCGCAATGCAGAAGCATTGAGGGTTGCTGAATGATTCAGGTAGTGATTTTGAAAATCAGTCCACATGATTTTGAAGCCGAAGACACCATTCGATGTGGTCCCGAATTCCAGCACTTTAGCCAAATAATCAGAGAAACGGGTCGTACTCCATTCATTCGCGTATTCTTCCGCTGTGCCGGAATGGAAATATTCATCCGGTTTTCCTGCCAATGCAGTACTCCAGAGAGCTTCGCATAACAACCCGCTTCCGGATCGCGGAGTCGCACAGACCATGTAAACGGTATGAGGTTTCATCATTTCAAACAGTGTGAATACTTTCGCGTGCCGTGCGTTCTATTTTACTTCTTTTCAGTCTTTTCCATTCCTGTTGAACCTGCAAGATCGATCATTCCGGCTGCAGCGCACCATAACATCGCGGGCCAGGCAACCAGCGCGTAGCGGTCGATCATCCAACCCAGCACCATTCCTATCAACAGCGTTCGAGTAAGGACACACAAAAACATCAGGGCGGTCAAACGGTGATACCACAAAGCTGTCCGGTTCCGAAAATTTCTAAGAGCGGAAAATAGCGCGTAACCTGCAAGAAGGAACAGGGAGATTCTCATCACATAGCTTGCGTAGACCACCGCCTTCCCTGTCCATATTGCAGGCCCCAACATCATTGTGAGGCGATTATTCCTTTCAAAATTGAACCACAGCATGCCGGTTCGCCAGATCCTGGTCAGTACGGCATTCACAAAGAAATTGTCCCGGAGCCTCTTGTCGGCGACTGATTGAAAGAGGCGATCCACCTGCTCATCGTAAACCCCCTTTGTCCTTGCTAGATCGAGAGCTTTCTGTATTTCGATTCGTTCAAACTCGTCTGCAAAAGCGCGTTTGGGAAAGGCATCAACGCTCGTATTGAGGATTTTACCGCCGTGAAGAAAACGATTATACGCATTCTGTTCCGTACTGAACCAGCTGTTTACCCAATTATGTGCGCCACGCTTGTGAAGCGAAAAGCGACCATAAGGCAACAAATCCCCGGTCGAAAGGTTCCGGTAAAATACTTGAAGCAACAAACACGCGAAGAACAACATGGCGCCATAAACCGAATAACGAAACAAAATGGATCTACTCTCTTGCTTCAGAAACAATGCCCCACCAATCAAGACAGGCGCCATTACGATCATTTCGGGACGCAGGAACATCGTTGCGCACAGAGTAAGGCAGGAAAAGAAAAAGAAAATATTCTGAATCACGCCTTGTTTTACAACGAACCCAAATAACCCAAGAATGCCAAGAGTAGTGAGAGAAGCCGTCAGCGAATCCGGCAACATGTTGCGACAATCTTCAAATGTCCAGGGCTGAGCTCCAAGCATGATCGCGATGAGAAAAAGCCAGTACGACTTTCTCAAGGCCGAGCAAGCAAGCCACTGAAAAATGAGCAGGACGAATGCTATCAGACTGAACTGAACGACAGCACAAAGTGCGCGAGCTCCAAGCCAATCACTCGCCAGGGACCTACACAATGCGAGAAATACAGGGTAACCTACAGGGCGCCAGTCTCCTTTCCCCTCAGCTCTCGGAAG
The bacterium genome window above contains:
- a CDS encoding Stf0 sulfotransferase family protein, with the translated sequence MMKPHTVYMVCATPRSGSGLLCEALWSTALAGKPDEYFHSGTAEEYANEWSTTRFSDYLAKVLEFGTTSNGVFGFKIMWTDFQNHYLNHSATLNASALRDVAPEFRYIWIRRQDKLRQAISIWKRKQTGIISWYDNEPPEYERIPEFNFSALNHLVQQVRAWDLNWASYFKSLEVSPLVITYEEDLQQDYTVVVRKILNYLTIPAPEDLNVQAKRKKLSDELSEHFVRLYQSRE